A window of Marinobacter sp. es.042 genomic DNA:
CTCGTTTATTGGTGTTGCCAACAGGGGCTGGTTATGCACTATTCGTAGTGGCTCCAGAGCCTGAGGACTTTCACCACACGCTCTTCCTCGAGCACTTGGTAAACCAGCCGATGCTGAATATTGATACGGCGTGAATAGGCACCAGCAAGATCACCTATGAGCTTCTCAAACGGAGGGGGCTTGCGGTATGGATCTTCTGCTATAAGCGCCAACAATTCCCGGGCTTTTGGTTTGAGACCGCTGGAGGCCAGCTTTGTTGCATCTTTCTGGGCTTGCTTGGTGTAAACCAACTTCCATGTCACCAGTCCAGCTCCTCATCGCATTCCTTAACGGGGGTATCCATCCCCTCGCGAATAGACTCTCGCATACCTGGCACGGAAAGCAGGTAAAGTGTTTCCTGAATTGCAGACCAGTCTTCCTCGGACACCAGAACTGCTTTATTCCGCTTCCCCATGATAACGATTGGTTGGTGCGACTCGGCGGTCTCGTCGATCAACCGATATAGGTTGCTGCGTGCCTCAGTTGCTGTGATTCCGGTCATGACGCA
This region includes:
- a CDS encoding Txe/YoeB family addiction module toxin: MTWKLVYTKQAQKDATKLASSGLKPKARELLALIAEDPYRKPPPFEKLIGDLAGAYSRRINIQHRLVYQVLEEERVVKVLRLWSHYE
- a CDS encoding type II toxin-antitoxin system Phd/YefM family antitoxin, yielding MTGITATEARSNLYRLIDETAESHQPIVIMGKRNKAVLVSEEDWSAIQETLYLLSVPGMRESIREGMDTPVKECDEELDW